A section of the Ammospiza caudacuta isolate bAmmCau1 chromosome 28, bAmmCau1.pri, whole genome shotgun sequence genome encodes:
- the HAPLN4 gene encoding hyaluronan and proteoglycan link protein 4, translating into MRPQSPWAAGPAALLLLAALAAPEALPNARGRKKVVHVMEGDSGAVVVQTAPGKVVTHRGGTIILPCRYHYDVSAHDPAEIRLKWTKVTEPMAFVDVFVALGKARRAFGPYRGRTALQEDGVGDASLIIRNVTLQDYGRYECEVTNELEDDTGVVKLDLEGVIFPYHPRLGRYTLNFHEAQQACLEQDGILASHDQLHQAWLEGMDWCNAGWLQDGSVQYPISRPREQCGRKDTPVGVRNYGYRHKESEHYDAFCFTSNLNGKVYFLKTFRKLSYAEAVQACKSNGAAVAKVGQLYAAWKLQLLDRCEAGWLEDGSIRYPIVNPRARCGGREPGVRNLGFPDKKYKLFGVYCFKKAGDAPPVVAAGFPKRV; encoded by the exons ATGCGTCCCCAAAGCCCCTGGGCCGCCGGGCCCGCGGCGCTGCTGCTCCTCGCCGCCCTGGCGGCCCCCGAGGCGCTGCCCAACGCCCGCGGCAGGAAGAAGGTGGTTCATGTCATGG AGGGTGACAGCGGCGCCGTGGTGGTGCAGACAGCCCCGGGCAAGGTGGTGACGCACCGCGGCGGCACCATCATCCTGCCCTGCCGCTACCACTACGACGTGAGCGCGCACGACCCGGCCGAGATCCGCCTCAAGTGGACCAAAGTGACGGAGCCCATGGCGTTCGTGGACGTGTTCGTGGCGCTGGGCAAGGCCCGCCGGGCGTTCGGCCCCTACCGCGGCCGCACGGCCCTGCAGGAGGACGGCGTGGGCGACGCGTCGCTCATCATCCGCAACGTGACCCTGCAGGACTACGGGCGCTACGAGTGCGAGGTGACCAACGAGCTCGAGGATGACACCGGCGTGGTCAAACTGGACCTGGAAG GGGTGATTTTCCCGTACCACCCTCGCCTGGGGCGCTACACGCTGAACTTCCACGAGGCGCAGCAGGCGTGCCTGGAGCAGGACGGGATCCTGGCCTCGCACGACCAGCTGCACCAGGCGTGGCTGGAGGGCATGGACTGGTGCAACGCGGGCTGGCTGCAGGACGGCTCCGTGCAGTACCCGATCTCCCGGCCCCGCGAGCAGTGCGGCCGCAAGGACACGCCCGTGGGCGTCCGCAACTACGGCTACCGCCACAAGGAGAGCGAGCACTACGACGCCTTCTGCTTCACCTCCAACCTCAACG GCAAAGTTTATTTCCTGAAGACCTTCCGCAAGCTGAGCTACGCGGAGGCCGTGCAGGCGTGCAAGAGCAACGGCGCGGCCGTGGCCAAGGTGGGCCAGCTGTACGCGGcctggaagctgcagctgctggaccGCTGCGAGGCGGGCTGGCTGGAGGACGGCAGCATCCGCTACCCCATCGTGAACCCCCGCGCCCGCTGCGGCGGCCGCGAGCCCGGCGTGCGCAACCTCGGCTTCCCCGACAAGAAGTACAAGCTCTTCGGCGTGTACTGCTTCAAAAAGGCCGGGGACGCGCCGCCCGTGGTGGCCGCGGGCTTCCCCAAGCGCGTGTGA
- the TM6SF2 gene encoding transmembrane 6 superfamily member 2: MQLPAGPAALAAPLLALPVAFGLSAVSALDSPPALGLAAVLLLLGLVALLILTGAVGLVHDPLFCVLVVFSFVSAVDLLIALEEDGLISGFMELYVREGDPHLRTAHGLLTCYWDGTVHYGLCLAMAAAAGRRKNYRGLGLFWLGSLLMSAVVFLLGNLIGKYSPELSPSFLLNLPYLLLLTWAGLRLFRQPRARPSLSPEQIAEEQRKRLYQRPQDLLLILILILTAAFTFFRGMVVLDCPADSCFDYTYLHEPYLRDPVGYPKVQMLIYLFYLLPFLILAIYGLAVPGCSWLPDWSLVFAGAVAQAQFAHLGSSLHSRTPFPYQTPEEVLWSFLLSNALYALGPQLLALRCLRAPAFFVLPAGPGLARAKKCQ; this comes from the exons atgCAGCTCCCGGCGGGCCCGGCCGCCCTGGCCGCCCCCCTGCTCGCCCTCCCGGTGGCCTTCGGGCTCAGCGCCGTCAGCGCCCTGGA CAGCCCCCCGGCGCTGGGCCTGGCCGCGGTCCTGCTGCTCCTCGGCCTCGTcgccctcctcatcctcaccggCGCCGTCGGCCTCGTCCACGACCCCCTGTTCTGCG TGCTCGTGGTGTTCTCCTTCGTATCGGCCGTGGATCTGCTGATCGCGCTGGAGGAGGACGGGCTCATCTCGGGCTTCATGGAGCTCTACGTGCGGGAG GGAGATCCCCACCTGCGCACGGCTCACGGGCTCCTCACCTGCTACTGGGACGGCACCGTGCACTACGGGCTGTGCCTGGCCATGGCCGCGGCCGCGGGGCGCAG gaAGAACTACCGGGGGCTGGGTCTCTTCTGGCTGGGCTCGCTGCTGATGAGCGCCGTGGTTTTCCTGCTGGGCAACCTGATCG GGAAATACAGCCCCGAGCTGAGCCCGTCCTTCCTCCTCAACCTGCCctacctcctcctcctcacctggGCCGGCCTCCGGCTGTTCCGGCAGCCCCGGGCGCGGCCGAGCCTCAgccccgagcag ATCGCAGAGGAGCAGCGCAAACGCCTCTACCAGCGGCCCCAGGacctgctcctcatcctcatcctcatcctcaccgcAGCCTTCACCTTCTTCAGGGGGATg gtgGTGCTGGACTGCCCGGCCGATTCCTGCTTTGACTACACGTACCTGCACGAGCCCTACCTGCGCGACCCCGTGGGTTACCCCAAAGTGCAG ATGCTGATCTACCTGTTCTACCTGCTGCCCTTCCTCATCCTCGCCATCTACGGGCTGGCCGTGCccggctgctcctggctgcccgACTGGAGCCTGGTGTTCGCGGGAGCCGTGGCGCAG GCTCAGTTCGCCCACCTGGGCTCCTCGCTGCACTCCCGCACGCCGTTCCCGTACCAGACCCCCGAGGAGGTGCTCTGGAGTTTCCTGCTCTCCAACGCGCTGTACGCGCTGGGCCCGCAGCTCCTGGCGCTGCGCTGCCTGCGCGCCCCGGCCTTCTTCGTGCTCCCGGCCGGCCCGGGCCTGGCCCGCGCCAAAAAGTGCCAGTGA
- the SUGP1 gene encoding SURP and G-patch domain-containing protein 1 gives MTVAAEPPKRESARPPARRARRGACWDGGSKMDNHRDAPADPSREFGMVLRVRFRLVFPQGSRAAGNAPLIPHNSQANSRPFPSVNVPLIPGKASRWFGVSQSKSAKTSVNILQQEELIAQKKREIEARLEQQARQNSLSIPQLPLLGDDDGSESEASVSNKFVNDGSFLQQFLKLQREKSNAESAPNTPNNAGSAPAPQPGKKPPGLLGKRPGQALSRMLQARSLAQPRASPVLSRLSVFQGPDEDDEEDYEQWLEIKVLPPEDAETRQVVEKLARFVAEGGPELEKVAMEDYKDNPAFSFLHDKNSREFLYYRKKVAEIRKENQNSQAASSQKVSPPADQETRNSAEKLAQFVAAGGPEVEAIALQNNRENPAFRFLYEPHSKGHRYYRQKLEEFRRARAAPGGSPFPGNSQESGLKRKSSPEASPSPVCFPPLPVPSALPLPVPIPPPLPLPIPSPLVPAALPIPSASPAPSSSSTSPPDQLAPNPAPIPNSAPVLNPAMAPNPAVTPNPAAIPNLATTPNPSVAPNPAPGSTKKKRKSRWGPEEEKVELPLPQLVQQLDSPSPLSVQDLKGLGYEKGKPVGLVGVTELSEAQKKQLKEQQEMQQMYDMIMKHKRAMQEMQLLWERALQQHQHGYDSDEEVDSELGTWEHRLRRMEMDKTREWAEQLTQMGRGKHFIGDFLPPDELEKFMETFKALKEGREPDYSEYKEFKLTVENIGYQMLMKMGWKEGEGLGSDGQGIKNPVSKGTTTMDGAGFGIERPAELTKEDDEYEAFRKRMMLAYRFRPNPLNNPRRPYY, from the exons GGAATGCACCCCTGATTCCACACAATTCCCAGGCTAATTCCCGCCCTTTTCCCTCAGTAAATGTGCCCCTCATTCCAG GGAAGGCGAGCCGGTGGTTCGGCGTGTCGCAGTCCAAGTCGGCCAAGACGAGCGTGAacatcctgcagcaggaggagctgattGCCCAGAAGAAACGGGAGATCGAGGCGCGGCTGGAGCAGCAGGCGCGGCAGAACTCCCTCAGCATCCCGCAGCTCCCGCTGCTCGGAGA CGATGATGGCTCCGAGAGCGAGGCCTCTGTGTCCAACAAGTTTGTGAACGAtgggagcttcctgcagcaattcCTGAAGCTCCAGAGGGAAAAATCCAATGCTG AAAGTGCCCCCAACACCCCGAACAATGCCGGGAGCGCCCCGGCCCCACAGCCCGGGAAGAAGCcgccagggctgctggggaagcGGCCGGGGCAGGCGCTGAGCCGCATGCTGCAGGCCCGCAGCCTcgcccagcccagggccagccccGTGCTCAGCCGCCTCAGCGTCTTCCAGGGCCCCGACGAGGACGACGAGGAGGATTACGAGCAGTGGCTGGAGATCAAAG TTTTGCCCCCAGAGGACGCGGAGACGCGGCAGGTGGTGGAAAAGCTGGCCAGGTTCGTGGCTGAGGGCGGCCCCGAGCTCGAGAAGGTCGCCATGGAGGACTACAAGGACAACCCTGCTTTCTC atttttgcATGATAAGAACAGCAGAGAATTCCTTTACTACAGGAAGAAAGTGGCAGaaattaggaaagaaaatcaaaattccCAGGCAGCCTCTTCCCAAAAAG TTTCCCCCCCAGCCGACCAGGAGACGCGCAACTCGGCCGAGAAGCTGGCGCAGTTCGTGGCTGCAGGGGGGCCCGAGGTGGAGGCCATTGCCCTGCAGAACAACAGGGAGAACCCTGCCTTCAG GTTCCTGTACGAGCCCCACAGCAAAGGGCACCGCTACTACCGCCAGAAGCTGGAGGAGTTCCGCAGGGCCCGGGCTGCCCCCGGGGGCTCCCCTTTTCCCGGGAATTCCCAGGAATCCGGCCTCAAACGGAAAAGCAGTCCCGAGGCCTCTCCCTCCCCCGTGTGCTTCCCCCCGCTCcccgttccctctgctctccctctccccGTTCCCATCCCGCCGCCTCTGCCTCTCCCCATTCCCTCTCCCCTTGTTCCCGCTGCTCTGCCCATTCCTTCGGCCTCTCCTgccccctcctcatcctccaccTCCCCTCCGGATCAGCTGGCCCCAAATCCAGCTCCGATCCCAAATTCTGCCCCAGTCCTGAATCCAGCCATGGCCCCAAACCCAGCcgtgaccccaaacccagctgcaaTCCCAAATCTTGCCACGACCCCAAATCCATCCGtggccccaaatcctgctccgGGGAgcaccaaaaagaaaaggaagagccGGTGGGGGCCGGAGGAGGAAAAGGTGGAAttgcccctgccccagctggtgcagcagctggattctccctctcccctctcaG ttcaGGACCTGAAGGGTCTGGGGTACGAGAAGGGCAAACCCGTGGGACTGGTGGGAGTCACGGAGCTCTCGGAGGCCCAGaagaagcagctgaaggagcagcaggag ATGCAGCAGATGTACGACATGATCATGAAGCACAAGCGGGCGATGCAGGagatgcagctgctgtgggagcgggcgctgcagcagcaccagcacggCTACGACAGTGACGAGGAGGTGGACAGCGAGCTGGGCACGTGGGAGCACCGCCTGCGCCGCATGGAGATGGACAAGACCAGGG AGTGGGCGGAGCAGCTGACCCAGATGGGCCGAGGGAAACATTTCATCGGGGATTTCCTCCCACCCGACGAGCTGGAAAAGTTCATGGAGACCTTCAAGGCACTCAAG gagggccGGGAGCCGGATTATTCCGAGTACAAGGAATTCAAGCTGACGGTGGAAAACATTGGATACCAAATGCTGATGAAAAtgggatggaaggaaggagaaggattGGGATCTGATGGGCAGGGAATTAAGAACCCTGTCAGCAA GGGCACCACGACCATGGACGGGGCGGGATTCGGGATCGAGCGCCCGGCGGAGCTGACCAAGGAGGACGACGAGTACGAGGCCTTCCGCAAGCGCATGATGCTGGCCTACCGCTTCCGGCCCAACCCGTTG AACAACCCACGGCGACCTTACTACTGA